Part of the Chloracidobacterium thermophilum B genome is shown below.
ACAACGCGGAATCGGGACAGTTCGAGCGGACGCTGATTATTTGTGAAGAAGGAGCATCGGTTTCCTATCTCGAAGGCTGCACCGCTCCCAAATACGACAAAAACCAGTTGCATGCCGCAGTTGTTGAACTCATTGCGCTGGAGGATGCCGAGATTAAGTACTCCACCGTCCAGAACTGGTATGCCGGAGACGAAGAAGGGCGCGGCGGCATTTACAACTTTGTCACCAAGCGCGGCAAATGCCTGGGACGCAACTCGAAAATATCCTGGACGCAGGTTGAAACCGGCTCGGCCATCACCTGGAAGTACCCGAGCTGTGTGCTCATCGGCGACAACTCAGTGGGCGAGTTTTACTCCGTGGCACTGACCAACCACCGCCAGCAGGCCGATACCGGAACGAAAATGATCCACATTGGCAAAAACACGCGGTCGCGCATTGTGTCGAAGGGTATCTCTGCCGGGCGGTCGAACAACAGCTACCGGGGGCTGGTCAAAATCCTGCCCAGCGCTGAAAACGCCCGCAATTACACCCAGTGCGACTCGATGCTCATCGGTCACGACTGTGGCGCAAACACTTTTCCCTACATTGAAGTGCAGAACCACACCGCCCGCGTCGAGCACGAAGCCACGACTTCCAAAATCAGCGAAGAGCAAATCTTCTACTTCATGCAGCGCGGCATCCCGCAGGAAGACGCCATTTCGATGATCATCAGCGGCTTCTGCAAGGAAGTCATCCGGGAACTGCCCATGGAGTTTG
Proteins encoded:
- the sufB gene encoding Fe-S cluster assembly protein SufB, which translates into the protein MSALAATLATQEYKYGFTTDIESDVAPRGLNEDIIRLISAKKEEPAFMLEFRLKAYRQWLKMTEPTWQNVTYPPIDYQDIIYYSAPKPKKKLNSLDEVDPELLATFEKLGIPLHEQKMLANVAVDAIFDSVSVATTYKEKLREHGVIFCSFSEAVKEHPELVQRYLGTVVPITDNYFAALNSAVFSDGSFVFVPRGVQCPMELSSYFRINNAESGQFERTLIICEEGASVSYLEGCTAPKYDKNQLHAAVVELIALEDAEIKYSTVQNWYAGDEEGRGGIYNFVTKRGKCLGRNSKISWTQVETGSAITWKYPSCVLIGDNSVGEFYSVALTNHRQQADTGTKMIHIGKNTRSRIVSKGISAGRSNNSYRGLVKILPSAENARNYTQCDSMLIGHDCGANTFPYIEVQNHTARVEHEATTSKISEEQIFYFMQRGIPQEDAISMIISGFCKEVIRELPMEFAVEAQRLLGLKLENSVG